The Imtechella halotolerans DNA window GTACTGTCATTCACCCAAAAATCACCCTTAAATGTAAGCTCATTTTTACGTCTTGGGTAATAGATAATATTGTAACACCATTTATTATCGACAAAAGCACTGTCATTAAGAACATAATTATAGGTATCTATTCCAGTACGAGACAATGGACTCACAAAACTCTTGTCGAAAAACCGAAGATAATTGTCATAGATATTATAGTCTGAATACAAATCCTGTACAAAAGAAATAATATACTGATTGTTTTCAAATCCTGAATTTTTATTTCCGATTAAATCTTCTTTAACTTTAGAAAAAGTATTGTCGCCATATACTTTTGAAAATGATTCATTAATAAAAATTGGTAAATACGTTTTTCCTGTAATATTTGATGTATCCACTTGAGAAAAGATAAACTCCATTCCTTTAAATAGCTTACTCTTCATCATGGAACTATCAATTGTATTAAGATCAAATTCTACTTTCTCATATTTATTGTAAGCATATTGATTATACATGTTCAACCCATTCTGCCGTTTACGAGCCCATATTTTTCTCAAAATATCTATAGCAGGATTATTTCTCTTTGATTGCTTCCCTCCATATACTATTACTTCTTGTAATTCTTCACCCTCTTCCAGCACCACTCTAAGGTCATAGGTTACTCGTTTTTGTAATGGAATTTCTTGAGTCGTAAAGCCCACAAAAGAAACGACTATTCCCTGGTAGGTTTTATCAGATTCTAAATAAAAAACGCCATTATCATTGGTAATTGTACCTTCTGAAGAATTTTTGAAAAGTACATTAGCAAAAGCAATAGGTTCCCCTGAGGCATCTACAACAACCCCTCCTACTTTAGTTTGCCCAAAAAGTATTATAGGCATTCCCCCTATAAGGAGAACAAACAATAACTTAAATAATCCTTTCAAATCCGAATCAAATTAATTCACTTAATCCTGCTACAATTCTTATAAAAACAGAATTAAATAATTACAAGAATAGACAAAAAAACTTCACCAGAACGAACCGATGAAGTTTTTTTAACGAATGTCTTTTTTATATCTTATCTGTACATTACCTTTTTTACAGCTTTTACAACATCTTCTGCATTTGGTAACCATTCAGCCAATAATTCAGGTGAGTAAGGCGCTGGTGTGTCCGCTGTGGTGATGCGCTGAATAGGAGCATCCAAATAATCAAATGCTCGTTCTTGAACCATATAGGTAATTTCAGAAGCCACACTACCAAAAGGCCAAGCTTCTTCTAACACTACCAGACGATTTGTTTTCTTAACAGAAGTCAGAATTGCTTCGTAATCCATTGGTCTTACTGTACGTAAATCTATAATTTCGCAGCTAATTCCGGCCTGTGCTAACTCATCAGCAGCTTTATACGCCTCCTTGATAATTTTTCCAAAAGAAACTATTGTTACATCTGTTCCTTCACGTTTAATATCCGCTACTCCCAATGGTATAGTATATTCTCCTTCCGGAACTTCACCCTTATCCCCATACATCTGTTCGGACTCCATGAAAATAACGGGATCATTATCACGTATTGCCGATTTTAATAAACCCTTAGCATCATACGGATTAGAAGGCACAACTACTTTTAATCCAGGGCAGTTCGCATACCAGCTTTCAAAAGCTTGTGAATGTGTTGC harbors:
- a CDS encoding pyruvate dehydrogenase complex E1 component subunit beta → MRTIQFREAVCEAMSEEMRRDESIYLMGEEVAEYNGAYKASKGMLDEFGSKRVIDTPISELGFAGIGVGSAMNGNRPIIEFMTFNFSLVGIDQIINNAAKIRQMSGGQFDCPIVFRGPTASAGQLAATHSQAFESWYANCPGLKVVVPSNPYDAKGLLKSAIRDNDPVIFMESEQMYGDKGEVPEGEYTIPLGVADIKREGTDVTIVSFGKIIKEAYKAADELAQAGISCEIIDLRTVRPMDYEAILTSVKKTNRLVVLEEAWPFGSVASEITYMVQERAFDYLDAPIQRITTADTPAPYSPELLAEWLPNAEDVVKAVKKVMYR